TTATTCGCTGTCAGCAGGTGTCTGAAATCCGTAATTAATATTCGCCTGGCGTGTATCATACTGTTTTTATATACGCTGATTGAATGCGTTGCAGTCAGGTATCTTCCTCAGTTGTCAGGTTTTCTAGCAGCCGTATTCATTCTTGTGATCAGTAGATTTATTGGTAAAAGTCAAATGGTTTTGCATGCAGCAATTATATTATTATTCATTTTTTCTTCAGGCTCCATGACACTTTATACAATTAATTTACTGAATTTTCGGCTATTTTATTGTGCGGCTTTATTAATTATTTTTTTAACAGGCCATTACATCCTTTCTGTTAGAGCTGCGGATTGGATTAGTTTTTCATCTGTACAAGCTACTTTTATTTGCGATGTTAAACTACAGCAGGGAAAGGCATCATGGCTCGGTAAAGGGTATTTGGATTCAGGAAATGCGCTTTCTGCCCCATTTAGTGGTAAGCCTGTGATGTTTGCAGATGCCAATGTATCATCAGAACTGTTACCTGAGGAAGTCGTTGATTACCTGAATGGTCATTCGGAATGTCCTGATCACTGGAAAGAAAAAATTTCTTTTATTCCTTCAAAATCAGTTCATTCGTCGTGTGAAATTCTGGTTGGAGTTGAATGTGAAAAAGTAGAGGTACGATCCAATGGAGAGACATTTGTATTTGAAAACATACCGGTGGTGTTCAGTAAAGAACAATATTACGTAGAGCAGTCGTGTCATTGTCTGCTTAGCCCGATGCAAATGTTGCAATGCTATCAAAAATAAGGAGTGCTGTGAATTGAATTTACTGGATGCAAAAAAGAAGGTTCAATTATGGCTTGTACAGGTAGCCGGTAAGATAAAAGCAAAAGAAATTCACTATATCGGCGGTAGTGAAGCATTGCCATCTCCACTTGAAAGACCGGAAGAAGCAAAAGTGTTAGCCAGACTGGCACAGGGAGACGAGCAGGCGAGGTCACTTTTAATCGAAAGGAATCTCAGACTTGTCGTCTATATATCAAGAAAGTTTGAAAATACGGGTATTAATCTCGAAGACTTGATCAGTATAGGAACAATTGGTTTAATTAAAGCGATTAACACATTTAATATTGAAAAAAATATAAAGCTTGCCACATACGCATCCAGATGTATTGAAAATGAAATCCTGATGTATCTGAGAAGAACGAGCAAGCTGAGATCAGAAGTATCCTTTGATGAGCCACTGAATACAGATTGGGATGGAAACGAGCTGTTATTATCTGATGTGATGGGGACTGAAAATGACCTGATTGTTAAAGGAATAGAAGAGAAAATGGACCGGGTTCTTCTGTATCAGGCATTAACGATTTTAGACGAAAAAGAATCTTTTATCCTAGAGTCAAGGTTCGGGTTAAACGGCAGGCAGGAGCATACACAAAAAGATGTAGCAGATATGATGGGCATCTCCCAGTCCTACATATCAAGACTTGAAAAGCGGATCATAAAACGGCTCCAAAGGGAAGTAGCAAAACTGGTATAACAGGTATTCTTTTCCTCCAGATACACTCCGCATATTTTTTACCAGCAGGGACATACTGAACGAGAACAATTACTCCCGACTGGAGGAAAATCTCATGTCCCGGAAAGTTGAAATTTGTGGTGTTGATACATCTACACTTCCAATTTATAAGAACGAAGAAATGAGAGCATATTTCTCTGCTTTTCAAAGCGGTGATCCTGAAGCGAGAGAGAAACTTGTATATGGAAACCTTAGACTTGTATTAAGTGTGATTCAACGGTTCAGTCACCGGAGCGAAAATCCCGATGATCTGTTCCAGGTCGGTTGTATCGGTCTGTTGAAATCGATTGATAATTTTGATCTGAGTCAAAATGTTCGTTTTTCCACTTATGCTGTACCAATGATTATTGGGGAAATCAGAAGGCACCTCAGAGACAATAACCCGATTCGTGTATCAAGGTCTCTTCGTGATATTGCATACAAATCTTTAAAGGCAAAAGAGGAACTGATATCAGAAACATCAAAGGAACCGACGATCAGTGAAATTGCAAAACGCGCAGATATACCAGAAGAAGATATTGTTTTTGCACTAGATGCCATACAGGAGCCTGTCTCCTTATTTGAACCGGTTTATCAGGATGGTGGAGATCCTGTCTATGTGATGGATCAGGTCAGGGATAACCGCGTGAGTGATGAGCGCTGGATTGAAGAACTGTCAATCAGGGAAGGAATGAAGGACCTTGAAGACAGGGAGCGCCTGATCGTAACAAACAGATTTTTCAATGGCAAAACACAAATGGAAGTGGCTGAGGAGATCGGTATTTCACAGGCACAGGTATCAAGACTTGAAAAAGGAGCCATCAGGCAAATGAATAAATATTTTTCCTGAGAGAAGAATCAAGGATTCTTCTCTTTTTTCATTGCATCGTAAAACAGGCCTCCCTGCATAGACTAAAGTAAGGAGGAGATAATGATGAGAATTTCTGATCTTCAATCAAAAGATGTGGTTTCAATTACTGACGGGAAAAGCTTGGGCTGATTGCTGATATAGATTTAAATGTCTACACAGGCATGATTGATTCTTTTGTACTTCAGGGTCAGGGAGGGTGGTTCAATCGCGGAGAAGAGGTTAGAATAAAATGGAAGGATGTCGCAAAGATCGGAAATGATGTGATTTTGGTCAAAAATATTGATAAAGCTGAAGGGCTAATCAATTAAAGAGATTTTCGCAGATTTATGATACACTTTTAGAGAATCTCTGCGTGCACAGAAAGGTTTGATCTTAATGAATAAGGGCCAGACAAATACATTTCTGGAGTCATCTAAGTGGAAACAGCAATTCCCCGGCCTGACTGCGCTTTTTACAACTAAGAATGGCGGTGTCAGTAAGGGGTATTATTCAACTTTAAATACAGGGCTACATGTAAACGATGAAAACCATACTGTTGTGCAAAACCGAAAAATCGTTGCAGAGCACAGCGGATGGGAATTAAATAAATGGATCTACGCAGACCAGGTGCATGGTACACGTGTCGTTCAGGTAACCTCCCGTCATGCGGGTATGGGGACTGAGGCTTATCATGAGGCAGTGAAAGCAGCTGATGGTCTCTGGACTTTTGACAGTGGAATCGGTTTATCTCTCGGTTTTGCTGATTGTGTTCCAATCTATTTTGCTGAGCCTGAAACCGGATATGCCGGTGTGGCTCATGCAGGATGGAAAGGATCAGTCGGTAACATAGGCGGCGAAATGATCAGGCAGGCAGCTGAAGCAGGAGTCTGTGCAGATAAAATGCACGTATTGATCGGACCTTCTATTGGAGAATGCTGCTACCGGGTAGATCAGCGAGTCATTGACCGGATTCCTGATCAAATTAATAAAAAAGATATATATGAGACGCTCGGAGAAGGTCAGTTCAGACTGAATCTGCAGGAGCTGAATAAACAGCTGATTATAGGTGCGGGCGTGAAAGAGCAGCATATTGAAGTAAGCGGGTTGTGTACAGCCTGCCAGAAAGACCTTTTCTTTTCTCATAGAAGAGATCAGGGGAAAACAGGCAGAATGTCGGCAGTCATTGGATGGAGGGAATCGTAGGTGAAAGTATCTGAAAAGCTTGAGAACATTAACAAAGAAATATATTCAGCTTGTGAGCGTGCAGGCAGGCAGCCTGATACAGTTAAAATTGTAGCAGTCACAAAATATGTCAGTAATGAACGGACGCAGGAGGCAGTTGATGCTGGACTGGTTCACCTTGGTGAGAACCGTCCTGAAGGCTTTCATGAAAAGAAAGAAGCTGTGTCTGGAAATATAAAGTGGCACTATATCGGGTCACTGCAGTCCAGAAAAGTGAAAAACGTCATTAATGACATTGATTATCTTCATTCACTGGACAGGCTGTCACTTGTTAAAGAAATTCAAAAACGCGCTGAACATCAAGTTGATTGTTTTATCCAGATAAATGTGTCAGGAGAAGAACAAAAACATGGACTTTCTCCAGAAAATGCGGCACATTTTGTCGAAGATCTGGCAAACTATGATAAAATAAATGTAGTTGGATTAATGACAATGGCGCCGCTGACTGAAGATGAAGAGGTGATCCGCAGCTGTTTCAAACAGCTGGCAGTGCTGAGAGACTCGATTGCTGCAAAAAATCTGCAGCATGCACCGTGCACTGAGCTGTCAATGGGAATGTCAAACGACTTCACCATTGCCATTGAAGAAGGAGCTACCTACATAAGAATCGGATCTTCGCTCGTCGGAGAATAAAGGAGGAAATCCGTGTTATGGGGATGAAAACGAAATTCAAAGATTTTTTCTTTGGTGAAGAAGAGGAATACATGGAAGAAGTATCTGAAGAAACGCCTGAAGAAGTAAGAAGCATCAGAAAACCTTCTCAAAAACAGAATGTTGTCAGCCTGCAAAGTGTACAGCAGTCTTCTAAAATGGTTTTAATGGAGCCGAGAATGTACGCAGAAGCACAGGAAATTGCTGATCATCTTAAAAGTCACCGAGCTGTTGTAGTAAATCTTCAGCGTATTAGCAAAGACCAGGCAAAACGGATCGTTGATTTCCTCAGCGGAACAGTCTATGCCATTGGCGGTGACATTCAGCGGGTTGGAACAGATATCTTTTTATGTACACCTGATAATATAGAGGTCAGCGGAAATATTACTGATCTGATTCAAGAAGATTAAAATGATGGGTGGTTAAAAGCAGCATGCAAAGTGTTTTAGCTTTAGTCTTTTCGATTTTAGATACATTATTAACGTTTTTCAGTTTTGCGCTGATTATTTATATTTTGCTTTCATGGTTTCCTAATGCAAGAGAAAGCAGCTTCGGCCAGATCCTTGCAAAAATTTGTGAGCCTTACTTGGAGCCGTTTAGAAAAATCATACCACCTCTTGGAATGATTGATATCTCACCACTTGTTGCAATTATTGCACTTAACCTTGCAAGGTCAGGGCTGCAGCAACTATACGTTATGATTACTTAAAGAACTAACCCGGTGACAATCACCGGGTTTTCTTTTATAAAGGATGTGAAACAATGTCTGTTTATCAGCATTTTCGTGAAGAAGAAAGAGGATTTATAGATCAGGTGATGGATTGGAAGCTGGATGTCGAGATGAAATATGCCCCGAGACTGACTGCTTTTCTTGATCCGCGTCAGCAGCATATTATGCAGTCGATTATCGGGTCGGCAGGTGACATAAAAGTGGCTTTTGAAGGAGGGGCGTCTGAGAGTGAAAGAAAAAGAGCCCTTATTTATCCGGATTATCTTTCACCTGAACGTAGCGATTTTGAGCTTGTTCTCCTTAATGTCGGTTTTCCATCGAAGTTTGTCCAGCTCTCTCACGGTGACATTTTAGGGTCACTCATGGGACTTGGGATTAAGCGGGAAACAATTGGCGATATTCTGACTCAAAGAGACCGGATTCAGCTCATAGCGACGAAAGAAATGAGGGATTTTCTCATTATGAATCTGGTTCAGGCAGGTAAAGCAAAGGTCAATGTATCTGAACTGAAATGGGAGGATATCATTCAGCCGGAGCATCAGTGGGCAGAAAAGAATGTACTGGTTTCTTCTATGCGACTGGATACTGTTCTCGCTGGAGCAGTGAACGTTTCAAGACAGAAAGCTCAGCTGCTCATACTGGGTGGTAAGGTAAAAGTGAACTTCAGGCAGGAAGAAAAAACTTCTTTTGAACTTGATCAGGGGGACATGATTTCTGTCCGTGGATATGGCAGAATACACGTAGGGGAGATCAGCGGAGTGACAAAGAAAGATAAAATCAGACTGAATTTTTATTTTCTGCAATCTTAAAGCAGGAATTAGAAGGATTTTTACACAAAGCGTCGAATCATCAGTATAATGGAAGATAGATTATAAAGACTCGGAGGTGCACGTTATGCCACTATCGCCACTCGATATACATAATAAAGATTTCAGCCGCGGATTCAGGGGCTATGATGAAGATGAGGTAAATGAATTTCTTGATCACGTGATGAGAGATTATGAACTGGTTCTGCGTGAAAAGAAAGAGCTTGAAGAAAAACTGAATAACCACACTGAAAGGCTCGGACACTTTACAACAATTGAAGAAACACTCAATAAATCAATTGTAGTGGCTCAGGAAGCAGCTGAAGAAGTTAAGCGTAATGCAACAAAAGAAGCGAAGCTCATTGTGAAGGAAGCAGAAAAAAATGCTGATCGCATCGTGAACGAATCATTAACAAAAGCACGTAAAATTGCGCTTGAAATTGAAGATTTGAAAAAGCAGTCAAAGGTTTTCCGTACCCGTTTTAAGATGCTCATTGAAGCGCAGCTGGATCTGATCAGTCACGATGACTGGGATGAGCTCATGGAATACGACCTTGATACAGAAGAACTGAAAAGCCTTACCCCTGAACACGAATAAGAAATATTGACGTATCATATTTATGTTACTATAATAAAACTGTTAAAATGTAATTTATCATGCACTCATATATTTAGATCAACTGTGATGGGAACAGTACGCTGATGATATACCTGCACTAGCGATTCGGGGATGGTGAAAGCCCGGAGCAGAATGTCAGCGGAAGATCATCCCTGAGTTTTCAGGCTGAATGAAGTAAGTCTGAACGTGTGACAGCGTTACCCGTTACTTAAGTGGAAAAAGTCTGATCTTTTTCTATAAGGGTGGTACCGCGTGAAGCACAAGCTCTCTCGTCCCTTTACCAGGGATGGGGGAGCTTTTTATATTTTCTATGAACACAGGAGGAGAAAAAATGGAATACAAAAATACTTTATTAATGCCAAAAACGGCATTTCCAATGCGGGGTAACCTGCCAAACCGTGAGCCTGAAATGCAGGAAAAGTGGGCAGAAATGGATATCTACAAAAAAGTACAGGAAAGAACAGCAGGAAGACCATTATTTGTTCTGCATGATGGTCCTCCTTATGCCAATGGAGACCTTCATATGGGTCATGCGCTGAACAAAGTGCTAAAAGACTTCATCGTACGATACAAATCTATGAGCGGATTTCAGGCGCCATACGTTCCGGGCTGGGACACTCATGGTCTTCCGATTGAACAGGCGCTTACTAATAAAGGTGTGAAGCGTAAAGAAATGACTGTTGCTGAATTCCGTGAAAAGTGTGCTGAATATGCTCTGCAGCAGATCGATAATCAACGCACACAGTTCAAACGGATCGGTGTCCGCGGTGACTGGGATAACCCATACATTACGCTGAACCCGGAATATGAAGCAGAACAGATCCGTGTATTCGGTGAAATGGCTAAAAAAGGTTATATCTATAAAGGGAAAAAGCCCGTCTACTGGTCTCCATCAAGTGAATCTGCACTTGCTGAAGCAGAAATTGAATATCAGGATAAGCGTTCTGCTTCTATTTATGTATCATTTGATGTGAAAGATGGCAAAGGGAAGCTGGATCAGGATACAGCTTTTGTGATCTGGACGACTACGCCATGGACGATTCCTGCCAACCTGGCAATCGCACTGCACCCTAAGCTTGAATACGTGGTTGTAGACACAGACAGCAAGAAGTTCGTCGTTGCAAAAGAATTGCTTGAAAGCGTTCAGGAAACAATGGGCTGGGAAAAAGCTGATGTGACAGCAACTTACAAGGGCTCAGAACTTGAGCATGTTACTGCAGCACATCCTTTATATAACCGTGAATCTCTCGTTGTACTTGGAGAGCATGTAACAACGGAAGCCGGAACAGGTTGTGTTCATACTGCACCGGGACACGGTGAAGATGACTTTATCGTTGGAAAACAGTACGGACTTGACGTACTTTGCCCGGTTGATGACCGTGGTGTGTTCACTGATGAGGCTCCTGGCTTTGAAGGGTTATTCTATGATAAAGCCAACAAACCGATCACTGAAAAACTTGATGAAGCAGGCGCATTATTAAAGCTTGAATTCTTCACGCACAGTTATCCGCATGACTGGAGAACAAAAAAGCCGATCATCTTCCGTGCAACGGCACAATGGTTTGCTTCTATTGATAAGTTCAGAGAGGAGCTTATGCAGGCCGTACAGGATACAAAGTGGGTTCCGGCATGGGGAGAAACCAGACTGTTTAACATGGTACGTGACCGTGGTGACTGGTGTATTTCAAGACAGCGTGCATGGGGTGTGCCGATTCCTGTATTCTACGCAGAAAACGGAGATGCGATCATCACTGAAGAAACGATTGATCATGTATCTAACCTTTTTGCAGAGCACGGGTCTAATATCTGGTTCGAACGCGATGCAAAAGATCTTCTTCCTGAAGGATTCTCTCATGAAGGAAGTCCGAATGGCCGCTTTACAAAAGAACAGGATATTATGGATGTATGGTTCGACAGCGGTTCTTCCCATCAATCAGTGCTAAAAGTCCGAGATGAGCTTCAGCGTCCTGCTGACCTTTATCTTGAGGGAAGTGACCAGTATCGTGGCTGGTTCAACTCTTCATTGACAACTGGTGTTGCTGTAACTGGTAAAGCACCATACAAAGGCGTGTTGAGCCACGGATTTGCACTTGATGGCAATGGCCGTAAGATGAGTAAATCTCTTGGTAACGTTGTATTGCCTTCTAAGGTGATGAATCAGCTTGGAGCGGATATCCTTCGCTTATGGGTTGCTTCAGTTGACTACCAGGCAGATGTGCGCGTATCTGATCCGATTTTAAAACAGGTTGCTGAAGTTTACCGTAAGATGCGTAATACACTTCGTTTCCTGCTTGCGAACCTGGCTGATTTTGACCCGTCAAAAGATGCTGTATCGTTTGATGACTTAAGAGAAGTTGACCAGTTTATGATGGTCAGACTAAATCAGGTTGTAAAATCAGTGACAAATGCATACGAAAATTATGAGTTTGCATCAATCTATCACACGATTAATAACTTCTGTACGACAGACCTGAGCTCGTTCTACCTTGATTTTGCAAAAGACATTCTTTATATCGAGGCTGAAAATCATCAGGATCGCCGTGCAATGCAGACAGTGATGTATGAGTCGCTTGTATCGCTTGTGAAGCTGCTATCTCCAATTCTTTCTCATACAGCTGATGAAGTATGGGCGTTCATCCCTGGCGTTGAAAAAGAAAGTGTGCAGTTGACTGATATGCCAGAGGCGAAAACCTATGATAATGAGAAAGCACTGCTTGAAAAGTGGAATGCTTTCCTTGATGTAAGAGATGATGTATTAAAAGCGCTTGAGGAAGCGAGAAGCACGAAGCTGATCGGTAAGTCTCTGGCAGCGAAAGTAACGTTGTACGCAGATGAAAAGACGCATGAGCTACTTTCGTCTGTAAATGAGGATCTGAAGCAGCTGTTTATTGTTTCTGATTTTGAGCTTGCTGCTTCATCTGACAGTGTACCTGAACAGGCTATCAAGTTTGATGGTCATACAGTTGCTGTTGAAAAAGCTGAAGGTGAAACGTGTGAAAGATGCTGGACTGTGACAACTGACGTTGGTAAAGACAGTGATCACCCGACACTTTGCACAAGATGTGCGACTGTTGTAAAAGAAAATTATGCAGATGTAGCTGCAGAATAAATGATTTGGAGCTGCCGGTTTAACATACCGGCAGCTTTTCATTTTGTAAGTGCAGAGATTTTGGCTCATTCCATGCCTGCAGGCAGGCATGGCTTTTCAAGCAGAGCTTGAAAAGTACAGAATAAGAAAAGAGAGCGGAAATTCAAGCTAGCTTGATTTCCGCTCTCTTTTCTTATTCTGTAAATGAGCCAAAATCGAACGAGGTTATAAACAAATCATTGTTATTGTTCATATTCGGACAAACTATTTGCAAAACATCTGCTGTAATCATGCCGGAGACCCTGAATTATGCTACAATACTTTAAGGGTTTGCAACGAGATAACGGAGGTAGACAAGTGATCTATTATTTGCTGGCTTTATTTATTATTGTAGTGGACCAGCTGACAAAATGGCTGGTAGTAAGGAATATGGAAGTAGGGGAATCAATTAATGTGATTGATGGTTTCTTCTACCTGACCTCGCATCGTAATACTGGTGCAGCATGGGGCATGCTCGAAGGACAGATGTGGCTGTTTTATATTGTCACACTGGTTGTCATTGCAGGAATTCTTTATTACTATCACAAACATGCTAAAGGAAATAAATTATTCAGTGCAAGTCTGATGGTGTTACTCGGCGGAGCAGTCGGTAACTTTATTGACCGGATTTTCAGGCAGGAAGTTGTAGACTTTTTACAATTTACATTCTTCAACTTTATTTTTAATATTGCTGATGCAGCACTGACAATTGGAGTAATCATGTTATTTCTTCAAATGATTTTAGAAGAAGTGCAAGAAAAGAGGAAGAAAAATGGAAAACATTCAACACTCAATACAGGAAAGTGAAAAAGGAAAACGCCTTGATGCAGTTCTCGCAGGGCTTGAATATAACTGGTCCCGAACACAGGTGCAGCAGTGGATTAAAGAAGGTAACGTTACCGTTAACGGTGCTGCAACAAAACCGAATTACAAATGCGTACCAGGTGCAGAAGTACAGGTAGAGATCCCTGATCCTGAACCGCTTGATGTCGAAGCTGAAGAAATGAACCTTGATATCTATTACGAGGATGCTGATGTACTAGTCGTTAACAAACCAAAAGGGATGGTTGTGCATCCTGCACCGGGACACCTTACCGGCACACTTGTTAACGGTCTGATGGCACATTGTAAAGACCTTTCAGGAATCAATGGCATACTGCGTCCGGGGATTGTCCACCGTATCGATAAAGATACTTCAGGACTATTAATGGTAGCAAAAAATGATTCTGCACATGAAAAACTTGTTCAGCAGCTTGTAGATAAGACTGTGACAAGAAAGTACACAGCTGTTGTCCATGGTGTGATCACACATGGAGCAGGAACAATTGATGCACCGATCGGCCGTGATAAAAAAGATCGCCAGAGTATGACAGTGGTTGATGGCGGTAAACAGGCAGTCACTCATTTTAATGTCATCGAGCGGTTTAAAGACTTTACACTAGTTGAGTGTATTCTTGAAACAGGACGCACACATCAAATTCGTGTGCATATGAAACATATCGGCTTCCCGTTAGCAGGCGATCCAAAATATGGACCGCGTAAAACGCCTGATTTGAATGGACAGGCACTTCACGCAGGGGTGTTAGGATTTATTCATCCTTCAAGTGGAGAATACATCGAATTTGAAGCACCTGCACCAGAAAGTTTCAATGAATTTATCGAAAAACTTAAAAAAGAACATTGACATTGTTCGCATGAAAGTTTAAACTGAGAACAACTTCATAACTGAAACCTTTAATCCGGTCCAGAGAGACAGGAAAGGCTTAGCGAATGTACCAGGTATATTTCTGCCCTTCCGTCTGTCTAAATCCGGAAGGGCTTTTTATATATCGAAAGGAATGATCAGATGTCTGCAACGGTCGTAATGGACGAACAGATGATGAAGCGGGCGCTGACAAGAATTGCCCATGAAATCATTGAACGAAACAAAGGCGTTGAGGATTGTGTGCTCGTAGGAATTAAAACCAGAGGCATTCACCTCGCAGAGCGCCTTAAAGAAAGAATTGAGTCAATCGAGCAGGTAAGTGTTCCAGTCGGTGAGCTGGATATTACAATGTATCGTGATGACCTTGAAAAAAAGCATAATTCGGGTGAGCCGGTTGTTCACAGTAAAAACATTTCACTCGAAATCAACAATAAGAAAGTGATTGTGGTTGATGATGTCCTATATACAGGACGTACGGTCAGAGCTGCGATGGACGCCATTATGGATAATGGCAGGCCAACTCAGATCCAGCTCGCAGTTCTGATTGACCGGGGACACAGAGAGCTTCCGATCAGAGCTGACTTTGTCGGAAAAAATATTCCGACTTCAAGTACTGAAAAGATCAGCGTAGAGCTGAGTGAAACAGATCAAAATGAACAGGTAACCATACACAAATAAATCCTTTAATGCAGCCCCGAGAGGCTGGCAAAGGAGACGACGGGGGATTTCTATATCCTCATGAACCTCTTTGCCATGCTTTCTTGGCAAAGAGGTTTTTTTATGAGGAGGAAACGCAAATGACAAATACACAAACAGCAAAACCTATACTTGATGTAGAAGAAAAACCAAAATTAAACCAGTGGCTCACTCTGAGTCTGCAGCACCTTTTTGCTATGTTTGGCGCAACAGTGCTTGTACCAATGCTAGTTGGATTAAGCCCGGGTACAGCACTTTTATCAAGCGGACTCGGCACGATAGCCTACCTGATCATTACGAAAGGCCAAATTCCTGCCTATCTCGGTTCATCTTTCGCTTTTATTGCACCGATTATAGCAGCAACTGAAATAGGTGGCCCGCAGGCCGCAATGCTCGGCGCATTTTTTGCAGGGCTTGCATACGGTGCAGTTGCAATGCTGATCTATAAGTTCGGCGTAAACTGGTTAATGAGAATCTTACCGCCAGTTGTTGTAGGACCAGTCATTATTGTAATTGGATTAAGCCTTGCAGGAACAGCTGTGAACATGGCAATGTATGAAAATCCATTAGCAGATCCAGCGGAATTTATCTATAGCGGAACGCATATTACAGTAGCACTGATCACACTTGCCATCACAATTATCGCGTCGATCTACTTTAAGGGCTTCTTCGGACTTATTCCGGTCCTTGTAGGAATTACAGGCGGATACATTGCAGCGATGTTTGCCGGTCTGGTTAACTTTCAGCAGGTAATTGATGCACCGTGGTTTGCAGTACCTGAACTTTATATGCCATTTGTAGATTACACACCAGCATTTTCATGGACAGCCATCGCAATTATGGTACCAGTTGCCGTTGTAACACTTTCAGAACATACAGGTCATCAAATGGTTGTTAGTAAAGTAGTAGGAAGAAACTTTTTAGAAAAGCCGGGTCTGCACCGCTCACTGCTCGGTGACGGTGTTGCCACAATGATCGCATCAATGATCGGCGGACCGCCAAATACAACTTATGGTGAAAACATTGGCGTACTTGCGATAACAAGAATCTTCAGTGTCTTTGTGATCGGCGGCGCAGCAGTCCTTGCAATCTTCTTTGGATTTGTCGGTAAGGTATCAGCCTTGATCAGCTCAATACCAACACCGGTAATGGGCGGGGTATCGAT
This region of Jeotgalibacillus malaysiensis genomic DNA includes:
- a CDS encoding uracil transporter, with amino-acid sequence MTNTQTAKPILDVEEKPKLNQWLTLSLQHLFAMFGATVLVPMLVGLSPGTALLSSGLGTIAYLIITKGQIPAYLGSSFAFIAPIIAATEIGGPQAAMLGAFFAGLAYGAVAMLIYKFGVNWLMRILPPVVVGPVIIVIGLSLAGTAVNMAMYENPLADPAEFIYSGTHITVALITLAITIIASIYFKGFFGLIPVLVGITGGYIAAMFAGLVNFQQVIDAPWFAVPELYMPFVDYTPAFSWTAIAIMVPVAVVTLSEHTGHQMVVSKVVGRNFLEKPGLHRSLLGDGVATMIASMIGGPPNTTYGENIGVLAITRIFSVFVIGGAAVLAIFFGFVGKVSALISSIPTPVMGGVSILLFGIIASSGLRMLIEGKVDFSYKRNLIIASVIMIIGVGGAYVQFTESFVLPGMALAAIIGIALNLILPGRKPEEETLFNENKAA